One Candidatus Neomarinimicrobiota bacterium DNA window includes the following coding sequences:
- a CDS encoding toxin-antitoxin system YwqK family antitoxin, producing MKKKVVHLIILPLLVGCAGEPIVVTETYPNGQKKEEGSILNDRREGKWAWWYASGQKRGEVIYSNGKKNGPAAYWFKNGNLDRKGEFRKDRLHHEWTFWYSSSEKRSIATYLRGQFHGSYGRWYENGQQEMEGQYHRGERTGEWSWWYELGQLRSRGFYERGKRTGKWIFWDTKGKITQEMNFNPSD from the coding sequence ATGAAAAAAAAAGTGGTCCATCTTATCATTCTCCCGCTACTTGTTGGCTGCGCTGGAGAGCCCATAGTGGTTACCGAGACCTATCCCAACGGTCAGAAAAAAGAGGAGGGAAGTATTCTCAATGATCGCAGGGAAGGGAAGTGGGCATGGTGGTACGCCTCAGGTCAGAAGCGTGGTGAAGTAATCTACAGTAACGGAAAGAAAAACGGTCCCGCCGCCTACTGGTTCAAAAACGGGAACTTGGATCGTAAGGGTGAATTCAGGAAAGATAGGCTTCACCACGAGTGGACTTTCTGGTATTCTAGCAGCGAGAAGCGGTCGATTGCAACTTACTTAAGGGGTCAGTTTCACGGCTCTTACGGCCGGTGGTATGAAAACGGTCAGCAGGAAATGGAGGGACAATACCATCGCGGTGAGCGAACGGGTGAATGGAGTTGGTGGTATGAATTGGGGCAACTTCGATCGAGAGGATTTTATGAGAGAGGGAAACGGACAGGGAAATGGATCTTCTGGGATACGAAAGGAAAAATAACTCAAGAAATGAATTTCAATCCATCAGATTGA